The following coding sequences lie in one Takifugu rubripes chromosome 8, fTakRub1.2, whole genome shotgun sequence genomic window:
- the LOC101065888 gene encoding zona pellucida sperm-binding protein 3-like, protein MGSRVVVSIGIVFLIAGGKTWAAAKTQISARAKETLNQTWADGEVAGPRPRARNNYQLRIYQLRRPDTEKEKQQPPQRPEDAGGAPEQLGIEKPVHRLIPIQGPDLNPHFEPETRVMVIADHRVPVPAASVAAHCGEGEVAVEVNQNLFGNGQLIYPSDLTLGGCVAQSTTDHILLFQTELHGCNSMLNMTEDTLIYSFSLEYLPTPIGNTFILKTNPAEVVIECHYQRRHYVSSNALRPAWVLFAAMMEAEQQPQFSLRLMTEDWQSPRPSNVFFLSDVIHFEAVLLGYHVPLRIYVDSCVATVTPDPDSQPRYPFIDNFGCLRDSRLTGAKSFFLQRSQEDKIQFQLETFRFHQDHNNSVHITCQLKATSVSGPIDSQHKSCSFLTEANRWVASDGDNMVCRCCETSCGEQRRKRRSAADAGFPPHTQWEGRAGLGVILLEEDTQELPQEPAPQSPTASSSSMAFLCGAGATIAFVLLALVSAVVCSRTSKPTAYTVCS, encoded by the exons ATGGGTTCCAGGGTGGTGGTCTCCATAGGGATTGTGTTCCTTATTGCTGGTGGGAAAACCTGGGCTGCTGCAAAAACCCAGATCAGCGCTCGTGCCAAAGAGACTCTGAACCAGACCTGGGCGGATGGAGAGGTGGCAGGCCCGCGGCCAAGAGCTCGCAACAACTACCAGCTGAGGATCTACCAGCTCCGGAGGCCAgacacagagaaagaaaagcagcaacCTCCACAGAGGCCAGAGGACGCGGGGGGGGCCCCTGAGCAGCTAGGGATAGAAAAACCTGTCCACCGGCTGATACCTATCCAAGGCCCGGATCTGAATCCACACTTTGAGCCGGAAACTAGG GTGATGGTGATCGCTGACCACCGGGTGCCGGTACCTGCCGCCAGCGTGGCAGCCCACTGTGGGGAAGGAGAAGTTGCCGTGGAAGTCAACCAGAACTTATTTG GCAACGGTCAGCTTATCTATCCAAGCGATCTGACCTTAGGAGGCTGCGTTGCTCAATCGACCACCGACCACATCCTGTTGTTCCAGACAGAGTTACACGGCTGCAACAGCATGTTAAAT ATGACTGAAGACACCCTCATCTACTCGTTCTCCCTTGAGTATTTGCCGACACCCATCGGtaacacttttattttaaaaaccaacCCTGCCGAGGTGGTGATTGAATGTCATTACCAAAG GAGACATTATGTGAGCAGCAATGCCCTGAGGCCCGCCTGGGTGCTGTTTGCCGCCATGATGGAAGCAGAGCAACAGCCGCAGTTTTCGCTGCGTCTCATGACAG AGGACTGGCAGTCCCCACGACCGTCTAACGTTTTCTTCCTGAGTGACGTGATTCACTTTGAGGCGGTTCTTCTCGGTTACCACGTTCCCCTCAGGATCTACGTGGACAGCTGTGTGGCCactgtgacccctgaccccgatTCCCAGCCCAGATACCCCTTCATCGACAACTTCGG GTGTTTAAGGGACAGCAGGCTGACCGGCGCCAAGTCTTTCTTCCTGCAGAGGAGCCAAGAAGATAAAATTCAGTTCCAGCTGGAAACCTTTAGGTTCCACCAGGACCATAACAATTCA GTCCACATCACATGTCAACTGAAGGCAACATCTGTGTCCGGTCCCATCGACTCGCAGCACAAATCCTGCTCATTCTTGACTGAAGCCAACAG ATGGGTGGCATCAGATGGAGACAACATGGTGTGTCGCTGCTGCGAGACCAGCTGTGGTGAGCAGAGACGGAAACGACGGTCGGCAGCAGATGCCG gtttccctccacacacacagtgggagGGCAGAGCCGGTCTGGGCGTgatcctgctggaggaggacaccCAAGAGCTCCCTCAGGAGCCGGCTCCTCAATCCCCAACAG cctcctcttcctccatggcctTCTTGTGTGGAGCAGGTGCAACGATTGCTTTCGTGCTGCTGGCGTTGGTCAGTGCAGTCGTCTGCAGCAGGACAAGCAAACCAACAGCTTATACCGTTTGTAGCTAA
- the LOC115250636 gene encoding chromogranin-A-like, which translates to MCVVNQEENKRLCEGKMNLQQELMQIQKEKEKLYSEMLGLLQENSTLQTKVAEQNSMQHSIKTQHDFEKTQLLKKLNNLQSSTSKLQEQNQRLQQKTKRLEEQKAGWLQDKRLQQENEKSRKHQTTMTEQEQIIPAGSTKDTEEHNETQHEAISCSNGDSSSQRRADGTFTPKSPSSQPEVLQRRSGDLQCPCVLMHRSTAGLPDKVASEAGSDHGNRKTEDEEQEEKEEGEEQKEDEEEDEEKGTELMDTSHSSVVESSSERSPKETKPSSAPKKATSLKSSTSENSDDRMTQVKEQPEKRQNGEPDRPRATTAVSTVGPEESLESAESEVDSLTLQWCEKLQQTFQLMKDQRPIIQKCLTERLNKLGMKPDQAGLKEDEYKSILLKMHTDLEKSKVLNPYYRKIQAKLCNRVEKRTLMKMPPGVVFSRRKGVQKRRYVCPLETIPEESEDDSTELHSCG; encoded by the exons ATGTGTGTTGTGAACCAGGAGGAAAACAAGAGGCTGTGTGAAGGGAAGATGAACCTCCAACAGGAATTAATGCAAattcagaaagaaaaggagaaactgTACAGTGAGATGTTGGGGTTGCTGCAGGAGAACAGCACACTGCAAACGAAG GTCGCAGAGCAGAATTCCATGCAGCACAGTATTAAAACTCAGCATGACTTTGAAAAGACTCAg CTGTTGAAAAAACTTAACAATTTGCAGTCATCAACATCAAAACTACAGGAGCAAAACCAAAGACTGCAACAAAAAACCAAAAGACTGGAAGAACAGAAGGCTGGGTGGCTACAGGACAAGAGactgcagcaggaaaatgaaaagagccGGAAGCATCAAACCACAATGACTGAGCAGGAGCAG ATTATACCAGCCGGGTCAACAAAAGATACAGAAGAACACAATGAGACACAGCACGAGGCCATTAGCTGTTCTAACGGCGACAGTTCTTCTCAGAGGAGAGCAGATGGTACTTTCACCCCAAA GAGCCCATCTTCTCAGCCAGAAGTACTACAGAGGCGCAGTGGTGATTTACAGTGTCCCTGCGTCCTCATGCATCGGTCGACTGCTGGTCTTCCAGACAAGGTCGCGTCAGAGGCTGGTTCTGATCATGGAAACAGAA AGACAGAAgatgaagaacaggaggagaaagaagagggggaagaacaaaaagaagatgaggaggaggatgaggaaaaggGAACAGAGCTGATGGACACCAGTCACTCTTCCGTAGTTGAAAGTTCTTCTGAAAGGAGCCCAAAAGAGACCAAACCCTCCTCTGCACCAAAAAAGGCCACCTCACTGAA GAGTTCAACTTCTGAAAACTCTGATGATAGGATGACTCAAGTGaaagagcagccagaaaaaCGCCAAAATGGCGAACCAGACAGGCCCCGTGCAACCACGGCCGTGTCCACCGTTGGTCCAGAAGAGAGTCTGGAGTCAGCGGAGTCGGAGGTTGATTCCCTCACGCTGCAGTGGTGTGAAAAACTCCAACAGACGTTTCAGCTCATGAAAGATCAACGGCCAATTATTCAGAAGTGTTTAACGGAGAGGCTAAATAAATTGGGCATGAAACCT GATCAGGCTGGTCTGAAAGAGGATGAATACAAGTCCATCTTGTTAAAGATGCACACAGACCTGGAGAAAAGTAAAGTGCTGAACCCTTACTACAGGAAAATCCAAGCAAAGCTGTGCAACAGAGTGGAAAAAAGGACACTCATGAAGATGCCTCCTGGCGTGGTATTTAGCCGGAGAAAAGGTGTTCAGA AACGTAGATACGTCTGTCCTTTGGAGACCATACCAGAAGAGTCAGAGGATGATTCCACTGAGCTGCACAGTTGTGGATAA